One Desulfovibrio sp. UIB00 DNA window includes the following coding sequences:
- a CDS encoding ATP-binding cassette domain-containing protein, with translation MQAWDIEFRDLSVGYGEHVVLRDVNAVLPGGKVSVILGGSGCGKSTLLRHIIGLSRPQAGHVLIGDKDLFALPQKEFRRMRRNMGVLFQDGALLGALSLVQNVTLPLTEHLNLPKKLVREAGLRVLRMVGLEDFADFYPNQLSGGMRKRAGLARAIVAEPRILLCDEPTSGLDPITAARMDELLLAMRKQYTDMSVVVVSHDLASLRAIADHVLVLGEGRALFSGSLAELEASDDPYLRQFLLREPGDTQAAMGEAPDPAVRQALDRWLAS, from the coding sequence ATGCAGGCATGGGACATTGAATTTCGGGATCTCAGCGTGGGCTACGGCGAGCATGTGGTTCTGCGCGATGTCAACGCGGTGCTCCCGGGCGGCAAGGTTTCTGTAATTCTTGGCGGTTCCGGCTGTGGCAAGTCCACCCTGCTGCGCCATATCATCGGCCTTTCGCGCCCGCAGGCTGGCCATGTGCTCATAGGCGACAAAGACCTCTTTGCCCTGCCGCAAAAAGAATTTCGGCGCATGCGCCGCAACATGGGCGTGCTGTTTCAGGACGGCGCGCTGCTGGGCGCTCTGTCGCTGGTGCAAAACGTCACGCTGCCCCTCACGGAGCATCTGAATCTCCCCAAGAAGCTTGTCCGCGAGGCTGGCCTGCGCGTGCTGCGCATGGTGGGTCTTGAGGATTTTGCCGATTTTTATCCCAACCAGCTTTCCGGCGGCATGCGCAAACGCGCGGGCCTTGCGCGGGCCATTGTGGCCGAACCGCGCATTCTGCTGTGCGATGAGCCAACCTCCGGTCTTGACCCCATCACCGCTGCCCGTATGGACGAACTGCTGCTTGCCATGCGCAAGCAATATACCGACATGTCAGTGGTTGTGGTCAGCCACGACCTTGCCAGCCTGAGGGCCATTGCCGACCATGTTCTGGTACTGGGCGAAGGCCGCGCGCTTTTTTCCGGTTCGCTGGCCGAGCTTGAAGCAAGCGATGACCCATATCTGCGCCAATTTTTGTTGCGTGAACCCGGCGACACGCAGGCCGCCATGGGCGAAGCGCCAGATCCGGCGGTGCGGCAGGCCCTTGACCGCTGGCTGGCATCATAA
- the mlaD gene encoding outer membrane lipid asymmetry maintenance protein MlaD, producing the protein MSTVRETAVGLFVLFGLVCVAYLTIKLGKMEVFSQQGFELSANFDSVSGLRVGADIEMAGVPVGRVVSIGLDPDPVRNQAVVRLRLDKDLKLSEDSIASIRTSGLIGDKYVSLSRGGSEHVLAAGDTITETESAVDLGSLIGKYAFGGVK; encoded by the coding sequence ATGAGTACTGTTCGTGAAACCGCTGTGGGCCTTTTTGTCCTGTTCGGCCTTGTATGCGTTGCCTACCTGACCATCAAGCTGGGCAAGATGGAAGTTTTCAGCCAGCAGGGCTTTGAACTTTCTGCCAACTTTGATTCTGTTTCCGGCCTGCGGGTCGGGGCGGATATTGAAATGGCCGGGGTGCCGGTAGGACGCGTGGTAAGCATTGGTCTTGACCCGGACCCGGTGCGCAATCAGGCAGTGGTGCGCCTGCGGCTCGACAAAGACCTGAAACTTTCGGAAGACAGCATCGCCTCCATCCGCACCAGTGGCCTCATTGGCGACAAATATGTCAGCCTTTCGCGCGGAGGTTCGGAGCATGTCCTTGCGGCTGGCGACACAATTACTGAAACGGAATCCGCCGTTGACCTCGGTTCCCTCATCGGCAAGTACGCCTTCGGAGGAGTCAAATAA
- a CDS encoding PLP-dependent aminotransferase family protein has product MIHILWCHLGADMISTGKNGSGPLYLQIYSQLKQDIACGALAEGTILTGSRTLASMLGVSRNTVDNAYSQLVAEGYIAARTGVGFVVQHVPIIDAPAAPTGHTAPQPAQRPAQPEIYAQRQAQIHGQPLVYDLTNSSHTVDLFPKSLWKKYTFECLEMLEREEKISALQVMQGEPYLRKNLLGYLKRIRGVNCTEDQIVITCGLQQSLEYLCKIAARRGQKILMEEPGFNKAAAVFRNNHLPIETVPVDENGLKVADLPHRPQAFAIYTTPSHQFPTGVTLPIGRRHALLRWAQSNNVYVLEDDFDSEMRYYSKPIPSLQSIDSEARVIYLGTFSKGISPSIRMGYMILPPQLATAFREMFDEYNSTVPVLNQYIIGRLLETGQYDRHIRRLSHVFKNRLELFIQEFSRLGSGLRITGNGTGQYFLLRFSAGIDQKLLIKKALEQGVRVYPTMQFWQDKADCPPDTLFLGFGKIRLEDIPDCVTRLKTAWAEWLH; this is encoded by the coding sequence ATGATACATATTTTATGGTGCCACCTGGGGGCAGACATGATCAGCACGGGCAAGAACGGCTCCGGGCCGCTGTATTTGCAGATATACAGCCAGTTGAAGCAGGATATTGCCTGCGGCGCGCTTGCAGAGGGCACGATCCTGACCGGCAGCAGGACGCTGGCATCCATGCTGGGGGTCAGCCGCAATACTGTGGACAATGCCTATAGTCAACTGGTGGCGGAGGGCTATATAGCCGCCCGCACGGGGGTAGGATTTGTGGTGCAGCATGTTCCCATCATTGACGCCCCAGCCGCGCCAACAGGGCACACAGCGCCACAACCTGCGCAGCGCCCCGCGCAGCCAGAAATTTATGCCCAAAGGCAGGCGCAGATTCACGGGCAGCCCCTGGTTTACGACCTGACAAACAGCAGCCACACGGTTGACCTTTTTCCCAAAAGCCTCTGGAAAAAATACACCTTTGAATGCCTTGAGATGCTGGAGAGAGAAGAAAAAATTTCTGCCTTGCAGGTCATGCAGGGCGAACCCTACCTGCGCAAAAACCTGCTGGGCTACCTCAAACGCATTCGCGGCGTGAACTGCACGGAAGACCAGATCGTCATAACCTGCGGTTTGCAGCAGTCGCTGGAATATCTGTGCAAAATAGCAGCCCGGCGCGGGCAAAAAATTCTGATGGAAGAACCCGGCTTCAACAAGGCGGCCGCTGTATTCCGCAACAACCACCTGCCCATTGAGACCGTACCCGTGGATGAAAACGGCCTGAAAGTGGCCGACCTGCCCCACAGGCCGCAGGCATTTGCCATCTATACCACGCCATCCCACCAGTTCCCCACCGGTGTCACGCTCCCCATCGGGCGCAGACATGCCCTGTTGCGCTGGGCGCAGAGCAACAACGTCTACGTGCTTGAAGACGACTTTGACAGCGAGATGCGCTACTATTCCAAGCCCATTCCTTCGCTGCAGTCCATAGATTCGGAAGCGCGGGTCATCTATCTTGGCACATTTTCCAAGGGCATATCCCCTTCCATCCGCATGGGGTACATGATTCTGCCGCCGCAGCTTGCCACCGCTTTTCGCGAAATGTTTGACGAATACAACAGCACCGTCCCCGTACTGAACCAGTATATTATTGGTCGCCTGCTCGAAACCGGCCAGTACGACAGGCATATCCGCCGTCTGAGCCATGTGTTCAAAAACCGCCTTGAGCTGTTCATTCAGGAATTTTCCCGTCTTGGATCGGGCCTGCGCATTACAGGCAACGGAACGGGCCAGTATTTTCTTTTGCGTTTTTCTGCCGGTATTGATCAGAAATTGCTCATAAAAAAAGCCCTGGAGCAGGGGGTGCGGGTCTACCCCACCATGCAGTTCTGGCAGGACAAGGCCGACTGCCCGCCCGACACGCTGTTTCTGGGGTTTGGCAAAATTCGCCTTGAAGACATACCAGATTGCGTGACGCGGCTTAAAACGGCCTGGGCGGAATGGCTGCATTGA
- a CDS encoding YebC/PmpR family DNA-binding transcriptional regulator — MSGHSKWANIQHRKGRQDAKRGKIFTKAAKEIIIAAKGGGDPVGNSRLRAAIAAAKAVNLPKDKIEAAIRKGTGEDAGGDLTETFYEGYGPNGIAIMVEVATDNKNRTVAEVRHLFTKHGGAMGENGSVGWMFDRKGVIAVDKAAYPEDKIMEAALEAGADDVIDDEDVWTIHTAMADFTSVRDALEAAGIAMQEAELAMIPQNLVAVSAEVGMKVLRLMDALDDNDDVQNVYANADFPDDMPTD, encoded by the coding sequence ATGTCAGGTCACAGTAAATGGGCCAATATCCAGCACCGTAAGGGTCGCCAGGACGCCAAGCGCGGCAAGATTTTCACCAAGGCCGCCAAAGAAATCATCATCGCAGCCAAGGGCGGCGGTGACCCTGTGGGCAACTCCCGCCTGCGCGCGGCCATTGCCGCAGCCAAGGCCGTCAACCTGCCCAAGGACAAGATTGAGGCTGCCATCCGCAAGGGTACGGGTGAAGACGCAGGCGGCGATCTGACAGAAACCTTCTACGAAGGCTACGGGCCCAACGGCATCGCCATCATGGTGGAAGTTGCCACTGACAACAAAAACCGCACCGTGGCTGAAGTTCGCCACCTTTTCACCAAGCATGGCGGGGCCATGGGTGAAAACGGCAGCGTGGGCTGGATGTTTGACCGCAAGGGCGTTATTGCCGTGGACAAGGCCGCCTACCCCGAAGACAAAATTATGGAAGCCGCTCTTGAAGCCGGCGCAGACGATGTCATTGACGATGAGGACGTGTGGACCATCCACACCGCCATGGCCGATTTCACCTCGGTGCGCGATGCGCTGGAAGCAGCCGGTATTGCCATGCAGGAAGCTGAACTGGCCATGATTCCGCAGAATCTTGTGGCTGTGAGCGCCGAAGTGGGCATGAAGGTACTGCGCCTCATGGACGCGCTGGACGACAATGACGACGTTCAGAATGTCTATGCCAACGCGGACTTCCCCGACGATATGCCCACAGACTAA
- a CDS encoding methyl-accepting chemotaxis protein — protein MRLIVKLGLSFFFITLVLLAMSGMSIKNISAMNKRFIEIDTSLLPSLIELQEMHLKFWIIRSDVLALISQTSPAEIERYSSNITSTMDSIRENHDRYFSIVGESEDQHHAAAKELIEKIDAISRKLNTVRKEILAFVQCEERGEAINIFEKKYTPLFNSIEPLYEELMALTKSDNKQVSAEAVTLGESAVKGAYALSAAAVFFSIIVSLALSRSIKHQLGKDPGELQAVASRVAAGDYDIHDANSDSVGVYASIVAMVLALKTHIESAQRESLVAREQSAKATEALRQTETANIEAQNKSESLRMAAARLQEVARIVSAATARLAAQIEQSDKGAQETSARLGEAASAMQQMNATVQEVARNASVASQASTETRAKAENGSEIVKRSLRSIDQVHQASMTLKDDMAQLHGHTQNINRIMGVISDIADQTNLLALNAAIEAARAGDAGRGFAVVADEVRKLAEKTMASTHDVANAIKAIQSSATQSMDSVDKAARQIEEANTYASQSGAALTDIVATVEGTADQVNAIAAASEQQSAASDEVSRAITQISEMSRQTSAAMREAADAVAELAGQTQNLMDLMSSMQQ, from the coding sequence ATGCGACTGATTGTAAAACTTGGATTATCATTCTTTTTCATTACACTTGTTCTGCTTGCGATGAGTGGCATGTCGATCAAAAACATTTCTGCAATGAATAAAAGATTCATTGAAATAGATACATCGTTACTCCCATCGCTCATAGAACTTCAGGAAATGCATCTGAAATTCTGGATTATTCGCTCTGACGTATTGGCGCTTATTTCACAAACATCGCCAGCAGAGATCGAACGCTATTCCTCCAACATCACCAGCACGATGGATTCAATCAGGGAAAATCATGATAGATATTTTTCCATTGTGGGTGAATCCGAAGACCAGCATCATGCAGCGGCAAAGGAACTGATAGAAAAAATTGATGCAATTTCTCGCAAGCTCAACACTGTACGCAAAGAAATCCTTGCATTTGTGCAATGTGAAGAACGCGGAGAGGCAATAAACATATTTGAAAAGAAATACACGCCCTTATTCAACAGCATTGAGCCACTCTATGAAGAACTGATGGCACTTACCAAGTCAGACAACAAACAGGTGTCTGCCGAGGCCGTTACCTTAGGCGAAAGCGCCGTTAAAGGCGCATATGCGCTCAGTGCTGCCGCCGTATTTTTCAGCATCATCGTTTCTCTTGCACTTTCGCGCTCCATAAAGCATCAACTTGGCAAAGACCCCGGCGAACTCCAGGCAGTGGCAAGCCGTGTTGCCGCCGGAGACTACGACATTCATGACGCAAATAGCGACAGCGTCGGCGTGTACGCTTCCATAGTCGCCATGGTGCTGGCGCTGAAAACCCATATCGAAAGTGCTCAACGCGAATCGCTGGTGGCTCGGGAGCAATCCGCCAAGGCAACCGAAGCATTGCGCCAGACGGAAACCGCCAATATAGAAGCCCAAAACAAAAGCGAATCTCTGCGGATGGCCGCCGCCAGGCTTCAGGAGGTGGCCCGGATAGTGAGTGCAGCTACCGCGCGCCTGGCCGCGCAGATTGAACAGTCAGATAAAGGCGCGCAAGAGACATCGGCCCGACTGGGCGAGGCGGCCTCTGCCATGCAGCAGATGAATGCCACTGTGCAGGAAGTGGCGCGCAACGCGTCCGTTGCCTCGCAGGCCTCCACAGAAACCCGCGCCAAGGCGGAAAACGGCTCAGAAATCGTCAAGCGTTCACTGCGCAGCATTGATCAGGTGCATCAGGCCTCCATGACGCTCAAGGACGACATGGCCCAACTGCACGGACACACCCAAAACATCAACCGCATCATGGGCGTTATTTCAGACATAGCCGACCAGACCAACCTGCTTGCCCTCAACGCGGCTATCGAGGCTGCCCGAGCTGGCGATGCCGGGCGCGGTTTTGCCGTGGTGGCGGATGAAGTGCGCAAACTGGCGGAAAAAACCATGGCCTCCACCCATGACGTTGCCAACGCCATCAAGGCCATCCAGTCCAGCGCTACCCAGAGCATGGATTCTGTGGACAAGGCCGCAAGGCAGATTGAAGAAGCCAATACCTACGCCAGCCAGTCTGGTGCGGCCCTGACCGATATTGTGGCCACGGTTGAGGGCACGGCGGACCAGGTCAATGCCATTGCCGCCGCAAGCGAGCAGCAGTCTGCCGCCAGCGATGAAGTAAGCCGCGCCATAACCCAGATAAGCGAAATGTCGCGTCAGACCTCTGCCGCCATGCGCGAAGCGGCAGATGCCGTGGCCGAACTGGCAGGGCAGACCCAAAATCTTATGGATCTCATGTCCAGCATGCAACAGTAG
- a CDS encoding ABC transporter ATP-binding protein, which translates to MNNPSTQASSPLLQLENLSVTFATADGPLPAVRSVNICLHEGETVCLVGESGCGKSLTAKAILQLTPPNAVLDGRILLHGQNLLELSEKEMRSVRGRQVGMIFQEPMTSLNPVLKIGDQVAEPLRLHQGMSRSKAREAAIELLTEVGIPAPQSRYDDYPHQLSGGMRQRVMIAMALSCRPALLLADEPTTALDATIQGQILRLLAARCRERSMAVLLITHDLGVAAQMADTVGVMYAGRLVECAPAQELFADPRHPYTQGLLHAAPSARSRGLERLPTIPGTVPSLAKMPTGCPFHPRCKSALARCAAEMPPTAASGAHSTACWLVGQL; encoded by the coding sequence ATGAACAATCCGTCCACCCAAGCCTCAAGCCCCCTGCTGCAACTGGAAAACCTCTCTGTGACCTTTGCAACCGCAGACGGCCCGCTGCCCGCCGTGCGCAGCGTAAACATCTGTCTGCATGAGGGCGAAACAGTTTGCCTCGTTGGTGAATCCGGCTGCGGTAAAAGTCTCACGGCCAAAGCCATTTTGCAGCTCACCCCGCCCAACGCGGTGCTTGACGGGCGTATTCTGCTGCACGGTCAGAATCTGCTTGAGCTTTCAGAAAAAGAAATGCGCTCCGTGCGTGGTCGTCAGGTGGGCATGATCTTTCAGGAGCCCATGACCTCTCTCAACCCGGTGCTCAAAATTGGCGATCAGGTGGCGGAACCTTTGCGACTGCATCAGGGCATGAGCCGCTCAAAAGCCCGGGAGGCTGCCATAGAGCTGCTGACGGAAGTGGGCATCCCCGCGCCGCAGAGTCGCTATGACGATTACCCGCATCAGCTCTCGGGCGGCATGCGTCAGCGCGTCATGATCGCCATGGCTTTGTCGTGCAGACCTGCCCTGCTGCTGGCTGATGAGCCAACCACTGCGCTGGACGCTACCATTCAGGGTCAGATTCTGCGTCTGCTGGCGGCCCGCTGCCGCGAGCGCAGCATGGCCGTACTGCTGATTACCCACGATCTCGGCGTAGCCGCCCAGATGGCGGATACGGTGGGCGTTATGTACGCCGGGCGTCTGGTAGAATGCGCCCCGGCCCAGGAGCTGTTCGCTGACCCGCGCCATCCCTACACTCAAGGATTGCTGCACGCTGCGCCCAGCGCCCGTTCACGCGGCCTTGAGCGCCTGCCAACCATACCAGGCACAGTTCCATCCCTTGCCAAGATGCCTACGGGGTGTCCATTCCACCCCCGCTGCAAGTCAGCCCTTGCGCGTTGCGCCGCCGAAATGCCGCCCACAGCTGCCAGCGGCGCACACAGCACGGCCTGCTGGCTGGTCGGCCAGCTATAG
- a CDS encoding ABC transporter substrate-binding protein, with product MTIHATTRHIAAGFLLALLTVALLPGAASASSPAQLALETSISRILGSIKNPDYVNPATRGPLRQQIEDEVLHIFDFKEFSSRTVGPRWSTFSPAQQQQFSDAFAELLLNTYLSKIDGYNGEQVVYTGEVSSPKGDRTEVRTIITMKDSKKVPVAYRMLPKNGSWLVYDVLIENISLVKNYRTQFQDILNTGSPDQLIAKVKAKAQEVRQGNGQ from the coding sequence ATGACCATTCATGCGACCACACGCCATATAGCCGCAGGCTTTCTGCTTGCGCTGCTGACAGTTGCCCTGTTGCCCGGCGCGGCCAGTGCAAGTTCTCCTGCACAACTGGCGCTGGAAACTTCCATCAGCCGCATCCTCGGCTCCATCAAGAACCCCGACTACGTCAATCCTGCCACGCGCGGCCCGCTGCGCCAGCAGATTGAAGATGAAGTCCTGCACATATTTGATTTCAAAGAATTTTCTTCGCGCACGGTGGGGCCGCGCTGGAGCACATTCAGCCCGGCGCAGCAACAGCAGTTCAGCGATGCCTTTGCAGAACTGCTCCTGAATACCTACCTGAGCAAGATTGACGGATACAATGGCGAACAGGTGGTGTACACTGGCGAGGTTTCGTCCCCCAAGGGCGACCGCACCGAAGTGCGCACAATCATCACCATGAAGGACTCGAAAAAAGTCCCCGTTGCTTACCGCATGCTCCCCAAAAACGGATCATGGCTTGTTTATGACGTGCTGATTGAAAATATCAGCCTGGTCAAAAACTATCGCACCCAGTTTCAGGACATTCTGAACACCGGCAGCCCTGACCAGCTTATTGCCAAGGTCAAGGCCAAGGCGCAGGAGGTCCGGCAGGGCAATGGCCAGTAA
- a CDS encoding VacJ family lipoprotein gives MASNYSSTLLGHLYVPGFLLAALLCLWHAPASAAPSQAPAPSTVYGKAPQLQPGAITVTPYGTMNADSTLDDYDNEPIQSISDPIEPWNRFWFHFNDIFFLYVAKPAYTAWEAVTPHQLRSGLKNFFSNLLFPVRFVNNILQFRFFEAGVEFGRFVINTTSSAGFADVAKGHKTIVPVDPTGEDFGQTLGRWGLGHGFYIVWPIIGPSSARDTVGRAGDLFADPLFYLQPTELSLGIGGGLRFNALGDVLPLYEDLNTVAVDPYIAMREAYVNFRKAQVLH, from the coding sequence ATGGCCAGTAACTACTCATCAACACTGCTAGGGCATCTCTATGTGCCCGGCTTTCTGCTGGCCGCACTGCTTTGCTTGTGGCATGCGCCAGCCAGTGCGGCCCCCAGTCAGGCGCCTGCGCCCTCCACTGTGTACGGCAAAGCGCCCCAGCTGCAGCCTGGGGCCATCACAGTAACGCCCTACGGGACAATGAATGCAGACAGTACCCTGGACGACTACGACAATGAGCCGATCCAGAGTATTTCCGACCCCATTGAACCGTGGAACAGGTTCTGGTTCCATTTCAATGACATTTTCTTTCTCTATGTTGCCAAGCCCGCCTACACAGCATGGGAAGCAGTTACGCCGCACCAGTTGCGCTCCGGGTTGAAAAATTTCTTTTCCAACCTTCTGTTCCCTGTGCGTTTTGTGAACAACATTCTGCAGTTCCGCTTTTTTGAAGCGGGGGTGGAATTTGGGCGTTTTGTCATCAACACCACTTCCAGCGCGGGCTTTGCCGACGTGGCAAAAGGACACAAAACCATTGTGCCCGTTGATCCCACAGGCGAAGACTTTGGTCAGACTCTTGGACGCTGGGGCCTTGGGCATGGTTTCTATATTGTCTGGCCCATCATTGGCCCAAGCTCCGCGCGCGACACTGTGGGCCGTGCTGGCGATCTGTTTGCCGACCCGCTGTTCTACCTGCAACCCACGGAATTGAGCCTTGGGATTGGCGGCGGCCTGCGGTTCAACGCCCTCGGCGATGTGCTGCCCCTGTATGAAGACCTGAACACCGTGGCTGTTGACCCCTACATAGCCATGCGCGAGGCCTATGTGAACTTCCGCAAGGCGCAGGTATTGCACTAG
- a CDS encoding methyl-accepting chemotaxis protein has protein sequence MKLGAKLVLSFGSLIAVILVSSAVTMHNVGEMNGKVREIDEAWLPSVTAIQSMNVQLNSLRADLASIMSQTYADEIRKYEKNLQDSMDSIQRDQAAYLQLRSATPGMDSEEGKSLMARIADLSLQESKAREGIIKGVLDGRRGVANVAFDKKYRPVFQELGETYGKVVHMNITGSKLAAQSATDAGQKTRNMSIAITLAAVIISICITWLLTRSVGRQLGKDPGELAVIARRVANGDYDIDDGSAKTGVYADMVSMAQTLKENMARAHQESENARQSAQRAEEALRQAEAASVEAQRKAEAMSAASEGLQQVAQVVSDASTRLAAHIEQSDKGACETSLRLTEAASAIQQMNKTVHQVAQNAAAANAASLETRQKAEQGAEIVKRSLHSISEVHHVSLATKNDMAQLREHTQNINRIMNVISDIADQTNLLALNAAIEAARAGDAGRGFAVVADEVRKLAEKTMNSTHDVANAITAIQDSAAKSMDSVDNVALQIEQANDFAQQSGQALTDIVVMVESTSDQVTAISSASEEQSAASDQVTSVIDQINGMSRQTASAMRAATEAVEDLAAQANGLSGLIAQMRAQ, from the coding sequence ATGAAACTAGGCGCAAAACTTGTGCTCTCTTTCGGCAGTCTCATCGCTGTCATTCTGGTGTCTTCTGCCGTCACCATGCACAACGTGGGCGAAATGAACGGCAAGGTGCGCGAGATTGACGAGGCATGGCTGCCTTCTGTCACTGCCATCCAGTCCATGAATGTGCAGCTCAATTCGCTCCGCGCCGATCTTGCGTCAATAATGTCGCAAACCTACGCCGACGAGATCCGCAAGTACGAAAAAAATCTTCAGGATTCCATGGATTCCATCCAACGTGATCAGGCTGCCTATCTGCAACTGCGCAGCGCCACCCCCGGCATGGATAGTGAGGAAGGCAAGTCCCTTATGGCCCGCATTGCCGACCTTTCCTTGCAGGAAAGCAAGGCGCGCGAAGGCATCATCAAGGGGGTGCTGGATGGACGGCGCGGCGTGGCAAACGTGGCCTTTGACAAAAAATACCGCCCAGTGTTTCAGGAACTTGGCGAAACCTATGGCAAAGTCGTACATATGAACATCACAGGCAGCAAGCTTGCGGCCCAAAGCGCCACCGATGCAGGGCAAAAAACCCGCAACATGTCCATTGCCATCACTCTGGCTGCCGTTATCATCAGCATCTGCATTACCTGGCTGCTCACGCGTTCTGTGGGGCGGCAACTGGGCAAAGACCCCGGCGAACTGGCCGTCATAGCCCGCCGGGTTGCCAACGGCGATTACGATATTGACGATGGCAGTGCCAAAACCGGCGTGTATGCAGACATGGTTTCCATGGCGCAGACGCTTAAGGAAAACATGGCAAGGGCGCACCAGGAATCGGAAAATGCCAGGCAAAGCGCCCAGCGGGCAGAAGAAGCCCTGCGGCAGGCGGAGGCAGCAAGCGTTGAAGCTCAGCGCAAAGCCGAAGCAATGAGCGCCGCTTCTGAGGGTCTTCAGCAGGTTGCGCAGGTTGTGAGCGACGCTTCAACGCGACTGGCTGCGCACATTGAGCAGTCTGACAAGGGCGCATGCGAGACGTCGCTCAGGCTGACTGAGGCAGCCAGCGCTATTCAGCAGATGAACAAGACCGTGCATCAGGTGGCGCAAAACGCCGCAGCCGCCAATGCCGCCTCGCTGGAAACGCGCCAAAAGGCCGAACAAGGCGCGGAAATCGTCAAGCGCTCCCTGCACAGCATCAGCGAGGTGCACCATGTTTCGCTGGCGACCAAGAACGATATGGCGCAGCTCCGGGAACATACGCAAAATATCAACCGCATCATGAACGTTATTTCGGATATTGCCGACCAGACCAACCTGCTTGCCCTTAATGCCGCTATTGAAGCCGCCCGAGCTGGCGATGCCGGGCGCGGTTTTGCCGTGGTCGCTGATGAGGTGCGCAAACTGGCGGAAAAAACAATGAATTCCACGCATGACGTGGCCAACGCCATCACAGCCATTCAGGACAGTGCCGCAAAGAGCATGGATTCTGTGGATAACGTTGCCCTTCAGATCGAGCAGGCCAATGATTTTGCCCAGCAATCCGGGCAAGCGCTGACAGATATCGTTGTGATGGTGGAATCCACCTCTGATCAGGTTACCGCCATCTCTTCTGCCAGCGAGGAGCAGTCTGCCGCCAGCGATCAGGTCACAAGCGTTATTGACCAGATCAACGGCATGTCCCGTCAAACAGCCTCTGCCATGCGTGCAGCCACTGAAGCTGTGGAAGATCTGGCAGCCCAGGCCAACGGGCTTTCGGGCCTTATTGCGCAGATGCGCGCCCAGTAG
- a CDS encoding DMT family transporter, which translates to MSTQDDTAPQGGMWRGNGTKYVLLAVLAVAFLATGGIFVRQSGLSPINTGMYRMLFSIPLLWPLAYGRLGRLSGRDVVLLLLSGLFLAGDVALWNTAFSYTTVANANLLTNLTPFTVIPVSYFLFHERLPKLFIPGAAVTLAGVVLLVGGKASPVPGNYFGDFLALAAAFFYAGFLLIAYRLRDRMESSVIMLGSAVGGLVGLFFASWGVEGLQIPRSWDDLWPILALTLCVQVIGHNMLTHCQGKLSVNLSSVICLCQPAIAAVYSWAIFSEKLSGLEVMGIGVVLVGVYIVKRQYTPSKDCVAGAGQKGAGWLPPVIARWLGRRCKPAVAEEP; encoded by the coding sequence ATGTCCACGCAAGACGATACTGCGCCGCAGGGCGGAATGTGGCGGGGGAACGGCACAAAATATGTTCTGCTGGCGGTGCTGGCAGTGGCCTTTTTGGCCACCGGGGGTATCTTTGTGCGCCAGAGCGGTCTGTCGCCCATCAATACGGGCATGTACCGCATGCTTTTTTCTATCCCGCTGCTCTGGCCGTTGGCCTATGGCAGGCTTGGGCGGCTCAGCGGCAGGGATGTCGTCCTGCTGCTGTTATCCGGCCTGTTCCTGGCGGGCGATGTGGCCCTGTGGAACACGGCATTCAGCTATACAACGGTTGCCAATGCCAACCTGCTCACCAATCTGACGCCGTTCACGGTTATTCCGGTCTCATATTTTCTGTTTCACGAGCGACTGCCGAAGCTGTTCATTCCCGGCGCGGCTGTTACCCTTGCCGGGGTGGTGCTATTGGTGGGGGGCAAGGCCAGCCCTGTGCCGGGCAACTATTTTGGTGATTTTCTGGCACTGGCTGCGGCCTTTTTTTACGCGGGATTTCTGCTCATTGCCTACCGCCTGCGCGACAGGATGGAAAGCAGCGTCATCATGCTTGGCAGCGCCGTTGGCGGGCTTGTGGGCCTTTTTTTTGCCTCGTGGGGCGTGGAGGGTTTGCAGATTCCGCGAAGTTGGGATGATCTGTGGCCCATACTGGCTCTTACGCTCTGCGTGCAGGTAATAGGGCATAACATGCTCACGCATTGTCAGGGCAAGCTCAGCGTCAATCTTTCTTCGGTGATATGCCTTTGCCAGCCTGCCATTGCAGCTGTGTACTCGTGGGCCATATTTTCAGAGAAATTGTCTGGGCTGGAAGTTATGGGCATAGGGGTGGTGCTGGTGGGCGTCTATATTGTCAAAAGGCAGTATACGCCAAGCAAGGATTGCGTTGCCGGGGCCGGACAAAAGGGCGCTGGCTGGCTGCCCCCTGTGATCGCCCGCTGGCTGGGCAGGCGGTGCAAGCCTGCCGTGGCGGAAGAGCCGTAG